The genomic DNA CGACTGCTGCTCATCGTCCGGGACCCGGCGGAGAGGCTGGTGTCAGACTACACCCAGGTTCTGCACAACCGCCTGACCCAGTTGAAGTCCTACCAGCCCCTGGAGGAGCTCCTGCTCCATAACGGCCACATCAACAGGGGATACAAGGCTCTGCAGAGGAGCCTGTACCACCAGCACCTGGCCCGCTGGCTCCAGGTCTTCACCCGGGATCAGATTCACGTGGTGGACGGCGACGCTCTGATCCGAGACCCTTTTCCTGAGCTGAGGAATGCAGAGCGGTTTCTGGACCTTCCTCCCAGAATAAACCCCAACAACTTTTACTTCAACACCACCAAGGGCTTCTACTGCCTGCTGTCCGCCGGACACGACAAGTGCCTGGACGAGTCCAAAGGCAGACCTCACGCTCCGCTCAGCTCTCTGGCTCTGAAGAAGCTCTGCCGCTTCTTCAGGAAGCCCAACAAGCTGTTCTTTGAGATGGTGGGAAGATCGTTTTCCTGGTGCTGATCCAGCAGCAGAGGAGACAAACAATGCAACACAATCAGGGATGGAAGCAGGTAGACGAGTGGCGACACCTCCTCAGGTAGAAACGGGACTGTGAGCTGAAGGAGACCCGACCTCCTCAGACCTGACGAAGCAGCACCAACCAGGTCAGACCCGGGTTTGGCACCGGCAGCAGAACTCGTGTGAAGACGTGAGCGATGTCGAAACAGAGCTGGACTGCAGTGATCCGTCGTTGCTCTTCCACCAAACGGCTCTTAAATCGATGAAAACAATCTCAGAAACACAGAAGTCTTGATTTGATTTTTCTCTGCAGCTGTAAAACTTTTGTAACCTTGTAaaagtttctgtttttattctctGTCTGCTCTTCTGATAGTTGACCGGATGCTTAgtgggaaaataatgttttagcctCTTTTTAATAGAATCGATTTTGTTCTTTCACATGAAGGCAGATGGAGGTTTTACTGGTTCCTGTTTTCTTAATAAATGTTACCAGCCTCCGGATGAGTCTcctgctgtctgtctgtcttactgtctgtctatctgtctaacaGTCTATCTGTCTAacggtctgtctatctgtctaactgtctgtctatctgtctaactgtctgtctatctgtctaacgGTCTGTCTGTCTAACAGTCTGTCTGTCTAACAGTCTATCTGTCTAacggtctgtctatctgtctaactgtctgtctatctgtctaacaGTCTATCTGTCtaactgtctgtctgtctaacaGTCTGTCTGTCTAACAGTCTGTCTGTCTAACAGTCTGTCTGTCtaactgtctgtctgtctaacaGTCTGTCTGTCTAACTAACAGTCTATCTGTCTAacagtctgtctatctgtctaactgtctgtctatctgtctaacagtctgtctatctgtctaacagtctgtctatctgtctaacagtctgtctatctgtctaacagtctgtctatctgtctaacagtctgtctatctgtctaacaGTCTGTCTGTCTAACAGTCTGTCTGTCTAACAGTCTGTCTGTCTAACAGTCTGTCTGTCTAACAGTCTGTCTGTCTAACTGTCAGTCTGTCTGTCTAACTGTCAGTCTATCTGTCTAACTGTCTATCTGTCTAACTGTCTATCTGTCTAACAGTCTATCTGTCTAACAGTCTATCTGTCTAACAGTCTATCTGTCTAACAGTCTGTCTGTCTAacggtctgtctatctgtctaacaGTCTGTCTGTCTAACAGTCTGTCTGTCTAACGGTCTGTCTATATGTCtaactgtctgtctatctgtctaacaGTCTGTCTGTCTAACGGTCTGTCTATATGTCtaactgtctgtctatctgtctaacaGTCTGTCTGTCTAACAGTCTGTCTGTCTAACTATCTGTCTGTCTAACAGTCTATCTGTCTAACTGTCAGTCTATCTGTCTAACTGTCAGTCTATCTGTCTAacagtctgtctatctgtctaacaGTCTGTCTGTCTAACAGTCTATCTGTCTAACAGTCTGTCTGTCTAACAGTCTGTCTGTCTAACAGTCTATCTGTCTAACGGTCTGTCTGTCTAACAGTCTATCTGTCTAacggtctgtctatctgtctaacaGTCTGTCTGTCTAACAGTCTATCTGTCTAACAGTCTATCTGTCTAACGGTCTGTCTATATGTCTAactgtctgcctgtctgcctgcctatCTGTCTAacagtctatctgtctgtctaactgtctgtctgtctgcctgcctatctgtctgtctgtctgtctaactGTCTGTCTAacggtctgtctatctgtcttactgtctatctgtctgtctgatgGTCTGCCTGCCTATCTGTCTAacggtctgtctatctgtctaacaGTCTGTCTGTCTAACAGTCTATCTGTCTAACAGTCTATCTGTCTAACGGTCTGTCTATATGTCTAactgtctgcctgtctgcctgcctatCTGTCTAacagtctatctgtctgtctaacaGTCTATCTGTCTAACAGTCTATCTGTCTAACGGTCTGTCTATATGTCTAactgtctgcctgtctgcctgcctatCTGTCTAacagtctatctgtctgtctaacaGTCTATCTGTCTAACGGTCTGTCTATATGTCTAactgtctgcctgtctgcctgcctatCTGTCtaactgtctatctgtctgtctaacagtctatctgtctgtctaacaGTCTATCTGTCTAACAGTCTGTCTATATGTCTAactgtctgcctgtctgcctgcctatCTGTCTAACAGTCTGTCTGTCtaactgtctgtctgtctgcctgcctatctgtctgtctgtctgtctaactGTCTGTCTAacggtctgtctatctgtcttactgtctatctgtctgtctgatgGTCTGCCTGCCTATCTGTCtaactgtctgtctatctgtctgcctgcctgtctatctatctaactgtctgtctgtccgtctctcTGTCTAACTGTCTGTCTATGTGTCcaactgtctgtctgtctgtctgatgcCCTGACTCTCTCTTGCATCATCCCCCCAcctcccccaccccaccaccaccctgTTTCACCTCCCCCTCACCTCCCTCCTTCTCTAGGTGGATGAAGATGCTCACTGTCAGATTCTGTCCAACACTGTCTTCACATCCAGGATCAAAGTGAGCTTCAGTTTCCTTTCATCATGATCTTGTTTCTGTCGAGGACTCAAGTTCACCAGGAGGGCTGAAAGTGTTCAGCTCTTAACTTTGTTCAACTTTACCTTTAAATACTTTCAGAATAATAAATAGTACTTTAAGTaaatacaatataaacacacaaagCCGACAGCATCTTTATCTAGAAGATTTTGAGGCTTGTCGTCAGAGTTTATGATCACTGGaaatatccacccatccattttaggctgcttatccggagtcgggtcacgggggcagcagcctgagcagggaggcccagacttccctctccccagctacttgggccagctcctttgaGGGAACCCTAAAGTGCTCCctgaccagccgtgagacatagtctctccagcgtgttctgggtcttcttgtaggtcttctcccggttggacatgcccgaaaaacctcaccagggaggcgtccaggaggcatcctgatcagatgcccgagccacctcaactggctcctctcgacgcggaggagcagcgggtctactccgattcCCTCCCGAATTACCGAGCTTCTTACCCtagctctaaggaagagcccagccactctgaggaggaaactcattttggccgcttgtatccgcgatctcgttctttcagtcactacccaaagctcgtgagcataggtgagggtaggaacgtagatggaccggtaaatcgagagctttgcatcggaaaagggtggaatgccttctccaggtcagggatgaggtcctgccccaagtggagcagtttaaatatctcggggtgggtgggggtgggggggttcttgttcaagagtgagggaaagatagGGCGCGAGATCGAcagacggattggtgctgcgtctgtggtgatgcgggcgttgtaccggtctgtcgtggtgaag from Nothobranchius furzeri strain GRZ-AD chromosome 10, NfurGRZ-RIMD1, whole genome shotgun sequence includes the following:
- the hs3st1l2 gene encoding heparan sulfate (glucosamine) 3-O-sulfotransferase 1-like 2, translated to MLWTLLLALLLLLLLHTQLSVCLRELRSGSSTSPLYSPPSSSSSSSSSYNASQQRLPGAIIIGVRKGGTRALLEMLNLHPDVEVAKAEVHFFNVEEHFRRGLDWYRAQMPLTLPAQLTVEKTPGYFAAPQVPARIWDMNPAVRLLLIVRDPAERLVSDYTQVLHNRLTQLKSYQPLEELLLHNGHINRGYKALQRSLYHQHLARWLQVFTRDQIHVVDGDALIRDPFPELRNAERFLDLPPRINPNNFYFNTTKGFYCLLSAGHDKCLDESKGRPHAPLSSLALKKLCRFFRKPNKLFFEMVGRSFSWC